The DNA segment TTAGTACTGAAGTGCTAAAAGCTCAATATTTTAAACAGCTTAATGCAACAATTGACTCATGAGCTAGAACACGATGAGACCAGAGTTTATCGGCACCACGGGGGATCACCTATCGCCAATTCACCACCAGGTATACTTGGGTAACACGCACCTAAATTCATGTGTATCTTTGTGTTTATATTGTCTTATACAAGTGTTCATCTTTGCTTTTTCTTTTCAACTCTTAACACCATATTTTACATTTGCCATATTTTGTGATTTGAACTgggtgcctcttgaatggcaggtcTATGGGCACAATTCAGTAGTCCAAATGATAACAGTCCACTACAAGTTCTTAGCAAGTCCCCTAGTGGGGGAGCAATGAGCCCCATTAAAAATAATCATTTGCCTGGACTAGCTTCTGTACTTCCTCCAATGATATCAACTTCCACTAAGATTGCTCCAATCGGAAAGGACCAAAATAGGGCCAGCCATGCTGATCAGGTAATTTCTGGTGGGAGTCCCATACATGGAAGTGGATATCAGCAATCTCATTCCTTCCCAGATCATGGTCATGGATTGGTGACCCCAACTCTAGGAAATTTAACTTCTTTTGGTCCTTCTACATCGAATGCATCTGGAGTTGGAACTCTAACTGGCCCACAGTTTCTCTGGGGTAGCTCGGCTTCTTACACAGATAATATGCAGTCTTCTGCTTGGCAGTCTAGGGCTACAGGAAATTCATTCATGTCAAAtggacaagggcaagggcaaaactTTCTCTATTCAGGCCATCATGGCTCGTTCACTGGGTCATCACACAGTCAGCATCACCATCCTGTTGGATCAGCTCCATCTGTTGTTCCTTTCGAGAGGCAGTATGGATATTTTCCCGAGTCACCAGAGACATCCTTCATGAACCAAGTTGCATTTGGAAATACTGGGATTAACCGAAATGGTGGCAGTTTACTTATGAACACGACTCAGGCCACTATGAATCAAGGCATAATGTCAGGAAACATGCCAGATAATAGTTCACCCAATATGAGAATGATGCCTCCTCAGAGATTTGGGCCTGTGCTCTTTCGCAGTCCTCCTTATTCTGGCCTAAGTTCCATCGGCATTGATGGTCTAGTTGATCGGAACCGCAGTCGGCGAGTTGACAATCATGGTGGTCAAGTAGACAAGAGGCTGTATCAGCTTGACTTGGACAAAATAATTAAGGGGGAAGACACTCGAACAACGATAATGATAAAAAACattccaaataagtatatctttaGAAAAATTTTCAATTATCATGATTCTTTGCCAATTATATGGGATCATAAACCTAATCTGGTTTTTACTTGCTTTCCAGGTACACCTCGAAGATGCTTTTAGCTGCAATAGATGAAACTCACAAAGGCACGTACGACTTTTTGTACTTGCCAATAGATTTTAAGGTAATTTGCTCAAAATTCAAACAATGGTGGTTTCATAATAGTATCTTAAGCtaaatcaaaatttgattttatctgTGCAGAATAAATGCAATGTGGGTTATGCATTTATAAACGTGGTGTCTCCTGCACACATAATATCCTTTTATGAGGTTTGGTTTTGTTTTGTTTCCCTACTTGCTGATTCAGTTCTTGTTAGGTCTACTTTCTGAAATGTTAATGATTGGGAGACAGAAGTTTTGAAGTGTAAACTAGGCCAACCAAATAACAAAACCATGTAAACTTGGGAAGCTTTGCTAAACCCCTTTTATACACTTAACAGGCATTCCatgggaagaaatgggagaagttTAACAGTGAGAAGGTTGCCTCTCTGGCATATGCAAGAATCCAGGGTAGAGCTGCACTTGTTGCCCACTTCCAGAACTCTAGCTTGATGAATGAAGATAAGAGATGCCGCCCCATTCTTTTTTATTCTGAGGGAGCGGAGGCTGGTTATCAGGTAAAAGATCAATAAGTTTCTGGGAATCTTATGAAGTAGCTTAGTATACTGGATGTGTATAAGCTGCATTGAATTGATTGATAAGCAAATTTGTTAAAGCTACCAGAGAATGTCCGATGTCGTTAATTAATAAATTCACATGTTCAGCTTATGCGTGTTAGGGTTCACCAGGATCTAACTAATGATTAGATGTCCTGGACGGTGCATTGAATATGAAGGAGcttatttttttttgtctttttctgaTAGTCAATATTGTGTTGAATGCGTGATGTTAGTATGATTGATGTTACTAGACACATGCTATGGCCAAAATTTAGTCCTTTAATTTTGGTCACGTATAAGCTGTTTGTGCAAGAGCTGTTGAGGTATAACTGCATACGTATTCATGCAGGTAGTCATGCAAAAAAATTGTTTAACTCGCTTCCGTGACTCTGTTTTGTGACTTTCTCTATTGTTTCCTTATTCCATAAAAACTCAGTGGCTGAAATTACCAAATAAATAAAATAGTATTCGATGACTGAATATTATTAAATCTTTGTTTATATCCCTTGAGCCAAGGGTTGATTTTCTGGTGTCTATAAAGAAAAGATTCCTCTTACGGACATGACTGTTAGTGTTAATCGTGTTCATTTGGATCTAGATGTTGGTAAAACTTATTTTTCATCCTTTTCTGACATGTGCTTTTGCGGTTTCGTATGTCAAGTTTTCGCTGTCCTAGATCATGACGAAGTCAAAGATGAAATGTGGTTACTCCGTTTCTTGCAAATTTACTTTGTTGATCAACCTTTAGGATTTGTTTCCCATTTAATGGATACGATTGCTAATAGATGAGAAGGTTTTGCAGGAACTCTTTTCATCAAGTCATGTGGATGTGCATCAAGAAGATATGACTGAATCAGTGGGCGACTCACCTGAAGGTCCACGAGGAAGCAGTAATGGGCTGCCAGAGAACACCATCGTACCTGGAACTAGCTTGGAAGGGTAGCAGTTCCTCACAGCAACCACGTATTTGTGAATACTAACTCTCCATAGGTATTTCTAAGTGTAAAATACGGTGAGGGGTTGGGGGGGTGGCACGGGAACTGCAGGTGCAATTGTATTCAAGGGTGTGTCCACTTTTGCAGCCACGGATGCACCAAAGCATCATCAGCTCCATTAATCGAAACAGGGATATAAGTCCCTGTTCCTTCTTTTGTACAGATAGGAAGATCCTGACGTCAAGAAATAAAGGTTGAAGTGTATAGGTTTGATCACGGTCAGTCTGCTGGTAAGCACATTGCTAACTGGTTGTGCATGGTTTCATCTTTTTCCTTTTAGGCACATGGTTTTAATGGATGTCTTTTGAACTTTGTATTATTGTACATAATGGGACTTAATTTAGTGCACTTAATTTTCATTACTGTGGCAGTTAATTTGAGTTTGTTGAATGTGTTTAGTGCATGTGGACTGTTCATCTGACCATTTAGTTTCTTCTTTATACGTTTTGCATTCGGACAGTTGCTGTTTATTTATAGAAATCGTACGTATATATTCCTTCTAATCAAAATTTGCAGTTCTGTGCTACCCTAAATTTTTTGATGTGAGAGATTCTTGTATCTAAATGTTTTTGAAGTTGCGTGGGTAATGTTATCAATGGCGTGAAGTCCAGAAGTCGCTGAGTTTTAGTTCAGTCTGGCGTCATGAACAGGCTGATCAGATGACTGCACCGGCGTTGCCGAGAAGCTGTTCGACGAATTGATCCAACGGTGACCGTCATGTTAGGTACGACGTCACGTGGTGGTGCTTACTCTGGTTGGACGATTGGACGCTGTCGGGCCACTCGTCCTCTGACGCCTTGAGCGCCACATGGTTGGGCAATAATT comes from the Musa acuminata AAA Group cultivar baxijiao chromosome BXJ1-10, Cavendish_Baxijiao_AAA, whole genome shotgun sequence genome and includes:
- the LOC135583573 gene encoding protein MEI2-like 2 isoform X2; protein product: MEQTSENSACLVSSNFLSVKTPKKAENAWDIPSGSNTLCGSSDVSLFSSSLPVLRHEKSNFADSHIGAQWTFDASSKLEKGNNDAESKVCVDDLDLHGTGILLPDDEEALLSGIMDDFDLNGLPSQVDELEDYDLFGSVGGMEMDSDPIESITVGIAKANISDGFLGNGISQYGLPNGVGTISGEHPYGEHPSRTLFVRNINSNVEDSELRSLFEQFGDIRSLYTACKHRGFVMISYYDIRSARSAMRALQNKPLRRRKLDIHFSIPKDNPTDKDMNQGTLVIFNLDPSVSNEDLRKIFGAYGEVKEIRETPHKRHHKFIEFYDVRAAEAALRSLNKSDIAGKRIKLEPSRPGGARRNLMQQLTHELEHDETRVYRHHGGSPIANSPPGLWAQFSSPNDNSPLQVLSKSPSGGAMSPIKNNHLPGLASVLPPMISTSTKIAPIGKDQNRASHADQVISGGSPIHGSGYQQSHSFPDHGHGLVTPTLGNLTSFGPSTSNASGVGTLTGPQFLWGSSASYTDNMQSSAWQSRATGNSFMSNGQGQGQNFLYSGHHGSFTGSSHSQHHHPVGSAPSVVPFERQYGYFPESPETSFMNQVAFGNTGINRNGGSLLMNTTQATMNQGIMSGNMPDNSSPNMRMMPPQRFGPVLFRSPPYSGLSSIGIDGLVDRNRSRRVDNHGGQVDKRLYQLDLDKIIKGEDTRTTIMIKNIPNKYTSKMLLAAIDETHKGTYDFLYLPIDFKNKCNVGYAFINVVSPAHIISFYEAFHGKKWEKFNSEKVASLAYARIQGRAALVAHFQNSSLMNEDKRCRPILFYSEGAEAGYQELFSSSHVDVHQEDMTESVGDSPEGPRGSSNGLPENTIVPGTSLEG
- the LOC135583573 gene encoding protein MEI2-like 2 isoform X1: MAIVEKLSMEQTSENSACLVSSNFLSVKTPKKAENAWDIPSGSNTLCGSSDVSLFSSSLPVLRHEKYSHIGAQWTFDASSKLEKGNNDAESKVCVDDLDLHGTGILLPDDEEALLSGIMDDFDLNGLPSQVDELEDYDLFGSVGGMEMDSDPIESITVGIAKANISDGFLGNGISQYGLPNGVGTISGEHPYGEHPSRTLFVRNINSNVEDSELRSLFEQFGDIRSLYTACKHRGFVMISYYDIRSARSAMRALQNKPLRRRKLDIHFSIPKDNPTDKDMNQGTLVIFNLDPSVSNEDLRKIFGAYGEVKEIRETPHKRHHKFIEFYDVRAAEAALRSLNKSDIAGKRIKLEPSRPGGARRNLMQQLTHELEHDETRVYRHHGGSPIANSPPGLWAQFSSPNDNSPLQVLSKSPSGGAMSPIKNNHLPGLASVLPPMISTSTKIAPIGKDQNRASHADQVISGGSPIHGSGYQQSHSFPDHGHGLVTPTLGNLTSFGPSTSNASGVGTLTGPQFLWGSSASYTDNMQSSAWQSRATGNSFMSNGQGQGQNFLYSGHHGSFTGSSHSQHHHPVGSAPSVVPFERQYGYFPESPETSFMNQVAFGNTGINRNGGSLLMNTTQATMNQGIMSGNMPDNSSPNMRMMPPQRFGPVLFRSPPYSGLSSIGIDGLVDRNRSRRVDNHGGQVDKRLYQLDLDKIIKGEDTRTTIMIKNIPNKYTSKMLLAAIDETHKGTYDFLYLPIDFKNKCNVGYAFINVVSPAHIISFYEAFHGKKWEKFNSEKVASLAYARIQGRAALVAHFQNSSLMNEDKRCRPILFYSEGAEAGYQELFSSSHVDVHQEDMTESVGDSPEGPRGSSNGLPENTIVPGTSLEG
- the LOC135583573 gene encoding protein MEI2-like 2 isoform X3 — translated: MAIVEKLSMEQTSENSACLVSSNFLSVKTPKKAENAWDIPSGSNTLCGSSDVSLFSSSLPVLRHEKSNFADSHIGAQWTFDASSKLEKGNNDAESKVCVDDLDLHGTGILLPDDEEALLSGIMDDFDLNGLPSQVDELEDYDLFGSVGGMEMDSDPIESITVGIAKANISDGFLGNGISQYGLPNGVGTISGEHPYGEHPSRTLFVRNINSNVEDSELRSLFEQFGDIRSLYTACKHRGFVMISYYDIRSARSAMRALQNKPLRRRKLDIHFSIPKDNPTDKDMNQGTLVIFNLDPSVSNEDLRKIFGAYGEVKEIRETPHKRHHKFIEFYDVRAAEAALRSLNKSDIAGKRIKLEPSRPGGARRNLMQQLTHELEHDETRVYRHHGGSPIANSPPGLWAQFSSPNDNSPLQVLSKSPSGGAMSPIKNNHLPGLASVLPPMISTSTKIAPIGKDQNRASHADQVISGGSPIHGSGYQQSHSFPDHGHGLVTPTLGNLTSFGPSTSNASGVGTLTGPQFLWGSSASYTDNMQSSAWQSRATGNSFMSNGQGQGQNFLYSGHHGSFTGSSHSQHHHPVGSAPSVVPFERQYGYFPESPETSFMNQVAFGNTGINRNGGSLLMNTTQATMNQGIMSGNMPDNSSPNMRMMPPQRFGPVLFRSPPYSGLSSIGIDGLVDRNRSRRVDNHGGQVDKRLYQLDLDKIIKGEDTRTTIMIKNIPNKYTSKMLLAAIDETHKGTYDFLYLPIDFKNKCNVGYAFINVVSPAHIISFYEAFHGKKWEKFNSEKVASLAYARIQGRAALVAHFQNSSLMNEDKRCRPILFYSEGAEAGYQELFSSSHVDVHQEDMTESVGDSPEGPRGSSNGLPENTIVPGTSLEG